From one Perca fluviatilis chromosome 10, GENO_Pfluv_1.0, whole genome shotgun sequence genomic stretch:
- the gpx3 gene encoding glutathione peroxidase 3 isoform X1 — MMRRFLPLLLLGLLRPCTAEATLTQQCESTHGTIYKYQAKTLNQSRTVNFSDYTGKSVLFINVATYUGYTFQYVDLNALHEEMKPLGLTILGFPCNQFGKQEPGTNHEILPGLKHVRPGNGFVPNFLLFEKGDVNGKDEQEVFTFLKNSCPPVGDVLGNPSRMFWDPVKLSDIKWNFEKFLVGPDGKPAMRWHPSVNISVVQADIRKYLLQLYTQQMFN, encoded by the exons ATGATGCGACGCTTCTTACCGCTGCTGTTGCTCGGTCTGCTGCGACCCTGCACCGCCGAAGCAACATTAACCCAG CAGTGTGAATCCACACATGGCACCATTTACAAATACCAGGCAAAGACTCTAAACCAGAGTCGCACTGTGAACTTCAGTGACTACACGGGCAAGAGTGTCCTCTTCATCAACGTGGCCACGTACTGAGGATACACCTTCCAGTATGTGG ACCTGAATGCACTACACGAGGAGATGAAACCTCTTGGACTCACCATTCTTGGCTTCCCTTGCAACCAATTTGGGAAACAGGAACCAGGGACAAACCATGAAATTCTGCCAGGTTTAAA GCATGTTAGACCGGGCAATGGATTTGTTCCAAACTTCCTGCTGTTCGAGAAGGGTGATGTAAATGGAAAAGACGAGCAAGAGGTTTTCACTTTCCTTAAG AACTCCTGCCCTCCAGTTGGAGACGTCTTGGGTAACCCCAGCAGAATGTTCTGGGACCCTGTGAAGCTCAGCGACATCAAGTGGAACTTTGAAAAGTTTCTGGTGGGACCAGACGGAAAGCCAGCAATGAGGTGGCATCCAAGTGTCAACATTTCTGTGGTCCAAGCTGACATTCGCAAATACCTGCTCCAACTATACACACAGCAGATGTTTAATTAG
- the gpx3 gene encoding glutathione peroxidase 3 isoform X2 codes for MMRRFLPLLLLGLLRPCTAEATLTQCESTHGTIYKYQAKTLNQSRTVNFSDYTGKSVLFINVATYUGYTFQYVDLNALHEEMKPLGLTILGFPCNQFGKQEPGTNHEILPGLKHVRPGNGFVPNFLLFEKGDVNGKDEQEVFTFLKNSCPPVGDVLGNPSRMFWDPVKLSDIKWNFEKFLVGPDGKPAMRWHPSVNISVVQADIRKYLLQLYTQQMFN; via the exons ATGATGCGACGCTTCTTACCGCTGCTGTTGCTCGGTCTGCTGCGACCCTGCACCGCCGAAGCAACATTAACCCAG TGTGAATCCACACATGGCACCATTTACAAATACCAGGCAAAGACTCTAAACCAGAGTCGCACTGTGAACTTCAGTGACTACACGGGCAAGAGTGTCCTCTTCATCAACGTGGCCACGTACTGAGGATACACCTTCCAGTATGTGG ACCTGAATGCACTACACGAGGAGATGAAACCTCTTGGACTCACCATTCTTGGCTTCCCTTGCAACCAATTTGGGAAACAGGAACCAGGGACAAACCATGAAATTCTGCCAGGTTTAAA GCATGTTAGACCGGGCAATGGATTTGTTCCAAACTTCCTGCTGTTCGAGAAGGGTGATGTAAATGGAAAAGACGAGCAAGAGGTTTTCACTTTCCTTAAG AACTCCTGCCCTCCAGTTGGAGACGTCTTGGGTAACCCCAGCAGAATGTTCTGGGACCCTGTGAAGCTCAGCGACATCAAGTGGAACTTTGAAAAGTTTCTGGTGGGACCAGACGGAAAGCCAGCAATGAGGTGGCATCCAAGTGTCAACATTTCTGTGGTCCAAGCTGACATTCGCAAATACCTGCTCCAACTATACACACAGCAGATGTTTAATTAG
- the tnip1 gene encoding TNFAIP3-interacting protein 1 isoform X4 encodes MEGKGPYRIYDPGGSEVRAREEAGGGSSYRQLLEENSILRERMKGLKSLGDLLEESQSEASRLRQRVEELVRDNEALKSSSFATSLCMGGHIHAETQSRPCLHPTAEQKEEQTSCLGKTLQPEKPNEASVEFEVVNVDGKTSEALTAGSVAAVIPVLPQENIELASQLKRLESSFSIFAEESNPNQLLAHLGRMAVEFHHLSSKVQKNEQRTSLLQTLCEQLRQENNELRKKMEEDHHIRNRDLEQLRQENQKLKELVTGAAAAVAAASSAAPSDTEAPEAKEEPVKEESAAVRPKMEATTPQKSGKAAEKTPTKPCDVEVYEKKIKLLEKQRKDVLEVNKQWDIQWNSMKSQFEQKITDLRQRLAESQKTVLELEAEREQRQRDYDKKLLLAKSKIENVQGEKECLNSETTELKQKIRYLQDQLLPLSKQREYQEKEIQRLNRALEEALNLHTPSSSQQPPGQGNFADAANNLKKQELLTQIAVLKEQVKIFEEDFRKERSDRERMNEEKEDLRRQVERLQGQITNLTNQLHQAQNECQRERTERCKLERLQMQHHKQGFPWQSSFPQPRGARAVGESSRPPPENADQSAAGAAAAAAAAAAAAGFGKRDRQNIDPGKH; translated from the exons ATGGAAGGGAAAGGCCCGTATCGCATCTATGATCCAGGTGGGAGTGAGGTCAGGGCCAGGGAGGAGGCCGGAGGGGGAAGCAGCTATCGACAGCTACTGGAGGAGAACAGCATACTGCGGGAGCGAATGAAGGGACTTAAGAGTTTAG GTGATTTGCTGGAAGAGTCTCAGTCAGAGGCATCAAGGCTTCGGCAGCGAGTGGAGGAACTTGTGAGAGACAACGAGGCCCTTAAGTCCTCCAGCTTTGCCACCAGTCTGTGTATGGGAGGGCACATTCATGCTGAAACACAAA GTAGACCCTGTTTACACCCCACTGCAGAGCAGAAGGAGGAGCAAACAAGCTGTTTAGGGAAGACCCTTCAGCCTGAGAAGCCCAAT GAGGCGTCAGTAGAGTTTGAGGTCGTGAATGTAGATGGGAAGACTTCAGAAGCCTTGACT GCCGGGTCGGTGGCAGCCGTAATCCCTGTCCTGCCTCAGGAGAACATCGAGCTAGCCAGCCAGCTGAAGAGACTAGAGAGCTCCTTCAGCATATTCGCAGAGGAGTCCAACCCGAACCAGCTGTTGGCTCACCTCGGTCGCATGGCTGTGGAGTTTCACCATCTTTCCTCCAAGGTCCAAAAGAACGAGCAGAGGACTTCCCTCCTACAG ACTCTATGTGAGCAGCTCAGACAGGAGAACAATGAGCTTCGGAAGAAAATGGAAGAGGATCATCATATCAGGAATCGAGATTTGGAACAGCTGAG ACAGGAGAATCAGAAACTTAAGGAGCTGGTCacgggagcagcagcagcagtagcagcagcgtCGTCTGCAGCGCCATCTGACACCGAAGCTCCGGAGGCCAAAGAGGAGCCTGTGAAGGAGGAATCAGCCGCTGTAAGACCCAAGATGGAGGCCACCACACCGCAGAAG AGTGGAAAAGCTGCAGAGAAAACCCCAACTAAACCTTGTGATGTAGAGGTGTATGAAAAGAAAATCAAGCTTTTGGAGAAGCAGAGAAAGGAT GTACTGGAGGTGAACAAGCAGTGGGACATTCAGTGGAACTCCATGAAGTCACAGTTTGAACAGAAG ATCACAGACCTCAGACAACGGCTGGCTGAGTCCCAGAAAACTGTGCTTGAGCTGGAGGCAGAGCGAGAGCAGAGGCAGCGCGACTAcgacaagaagctgctgctggcCAAGTCCAAGATTGAAAATGTACAG GGGGAGAAGGAGTGCCTCAACTCTGAGACCACTGAGCTGAAGCAGAAGATTCGCTACCTGCAAGATCAGCTGCTGCCCCTCAGCAAACAGAGGGAGTACCAGGAGAAGGAGATCCAACGCCTCAACAGA GCTTTAGAGGAAGCCTTAAACCTGCACACCCCTTCATCCTCCCAGCAACCACCTGGTCAGGGTAACTTTGCCGATGCAGCCAATAACCTGAAGAAACAGGAACTGCTCACTCAAATTGCTGTACTAAAGGAACAG gtAAAGATCTTTGAAGAGGACTTCAGAAAAGAGAGGAGTGACAGGGAGcgaatgaatgaggaaaaagAGGACTTGAGGCGGCAAGTTGAGAGACTCCAGGGTCAGATTACTAATTTGACCAATCAG CTTCATCAGGCGCAGAACGAGTGTCAGAGAGAACGTACGGAAAGATGTAAACTGGAGAGACTGCAGATGCAGCATCACAAACAG GGTTTTCCTTGGCAATCGTCATTCCCGCAGCCGAGAGGGGCCAGAGCAGTAGGAGAGAGTTCAAGACCACCACCAGAGAATGCAG ATCAGTCCGCCGCAggggcggcagcagcagcagctgctgcagcagcagcagcaggatttggaaaaaggGACAGACAGAACATTGACCCTGGAAAGCACTAA
- the tnip1 gene encoding TNFAIP3-interacting protein 1 isoform X3: MEGKGPYRIYDPGGSEVRAREEAGGGSSYRQLLEENSILRERMKGLKSLGDLLEESQSEASRLRQRVEELVRDNEALKSSSFATSLCMGGHIHAETQSRPCLHPTAEQKEEQTSCLGKTLQPEKPNEASVEFEVVNVDGKTSEALTAGSVAAVIPVLPQENIELASQLKRLESSFSIFAEESNPNQLLAHLGRMAVEFHHLSSKVQKNEQRTSLLQTLCEQLRQENNELRKKMEEDHHIRNRDLEQLRQENQKLKELVTGAAAAVAAASSAAPSDTEAPEAKEEPVKEESAAVRPKMEATTPQKSGKAAEKTPTKPCDVEVYEKKIKLLEKQRKDVLEVNKQWDIQWNSMKSQFEQKITDLRQRLAESQKTVLELEAEREQRQRDYDKKLLLAKSKIENVQGEKECLNSETTELKQKIRYLQDQLLPLSKQREYQEKEIQRLNRALEEALNLHTPSSSQQPPGQGNFADAANNLKKQELLTQIAVLKEQVKIFEEDFRKERSDRERMNEEKEDLRRQVERLQGQITNLTNQLHQAQNECQRERTERCKLERLQMQHHKQVGPQGLEGWPIHFPPRMPNAAGAAAAAAAAAPPPVRDFQPVTPGFPWQSSFPQPRGARAVGESSRPPPENADQSAAGAAAAAAAAAAAAGFGKRDRQNIDPGKH; the protein is encoded by the exons ATGGAAGGGAAAGGCCCGTATCGCATCTATGATCCAGGTGGGAGTGAGGTCAGGGCCAGGGAGGAGGCCGGAGGGGGAAGCAGCTATCGACAGCTACTGGAGGAGAACAGCATACTGCGGGAGCGAATGAAGGGACTTAAGAGTTTAG GTGATTTGCTGGAAGAGTCTCAGTCAGAGGCATCAAGGCTTCGGCAGCGAGTGGAGGAACTTGTGAGAGACAACGAGGCCCTTAAGTCCTCCAGCTTTGCCACCAGTCTGTGTATGGGAGGGCACATTCATGCTGAAACACAAA GTAGACCCTGTTTACACCCCACTGCAGAGCAGAAGGAGGAGCAAACAAGCTGTTTAGGGAAGACCCTTCAGCCTGAGAAGCCCAAT GAGGCGTCAGTAGAGTTTGAGGTCGTGAATGTAGATGGGAAGACTTCAGAAGCCTTGACT GCCGGGTCGGTGGCAGCCGTAATCCCTGTCCTGCCTCAGGAGAACATCGAGCTAGCCAGCCAGCTGAAGAGACTAGAGAGCTCCTTCAGCATATTCGCAGAGGAGTCCAACCCGAACCAGCTGTTGGCTCACCTCGGTCGCATGGCTGTGGAGTTTCACCATCTTTCCTCCAAGGTCCAAAAGAACGAGCAGAGGACTTCCCTCCTACAG ACTCTATGTGAGCAGCTCAGACAGGAGAACAATGAGCTTCGGAAGAAAATGGAAGAGGATCATCATATCAGGAATCGAGATTTGGAACAGCTGAG ACAGGAGAATCAGAAACTTAAGGAGCTGGTCacgggagcagcagcagcagtagcagcagcgtCGTCTGCAGCGCCATCTGACACCGAAGCTCCGGAGGCCAAAGAGGAGCCTGTGAAGGAGGAATCAGCCGCTGTAAGACCCAAGATGGAGGCCACCACACCGCAGAAG AGTGGAAAAGCTGCAGAGAAAACCCCAACTAAACCTTGTGATGTAGAGGTGTATGAAAAGAAAATCAAGCTTTTGGAGAAGCAGAGAAAGGAT GTACTGGAGGTGAACAAGCAGTGGGACATTCAGTGGAACTCCATGAAGTCACAGTTTGAACAGAAG ATCACAGACCTCAGACAACGGCTGGCTGAGTCCCAGAAAACTGTGCTTGAGCTGGAGGCAGAGCGAGAGCAGAGGCAGCGCGACTAcgacaagaagctgctgctggcCAAGTCCAAGATTGAAAATGTACAG GGGGAGAAGGAGTGCCTCAACTCTGAGACCACTGAGCTGAAGCAGAAGATTCGCTACCTGCAAGATCAGCTGCTGCCCCTCAGCAAACAGAGGGAGTACCAGGAGAAGGAGATCCAACGCCTCAACAGA GCTTTAGAGGAAGCCTTAAACCTGCACACCCCTTCATCCTCCCAGCAACCACCTGGTCAGGGTAACTTTGCCGATGCAGCCAATAACCTGAAGAAACAGGAACTGCTCACTCAAATTGCTGTACTAAAGGAACAG gtAAAGATCTTTGAAGAGGACTTCAGAAAAGAGAGGAGTGACAGGGAGcgaatgaatgaggaaaaagAGGACTTGAGGCGGCAAGTTGAGAGACTCCAGGGTCAGATTACTAATTTGACCAATCAG CTTCATCAGGCGCAGAACGAGTGTCAGAGAGAACGTACGGAAAGATGTAAACTGGAGAGACTGCAGATGCAGCATCACAAACAG GTGGGACCGCAGGGCCTTGAGGGCTGGCCCATACACTTCCCTCCCCGGATGCCCAATGCAGCAGGCGCCGCAGCCGCAGCCGCCGCAGCAGCACCGCCCCCTGTACGAGACTTCCAGCCTGTCACCCCG GGTTTTCCTTGGCAATCGTCATTCCCGCAGCCGAGAGGGGCCAGAGCAGTAGGAGAGAGTTCAAGACCACCACCAGAGAATGCAG ATCAGTCCGCCGCAggggcggcagcagcagcagctgctgcagcagcagcagcaggatttggaaaaaggGACAGACAGAACATTGACCCTGGAAAGCACTAA
- the tnip1 gene encoding TNFAIP3-interacting protein 1 isoform X1, translating into MEGKGPYRIYDPGGSEVRAREEAGGGSSYRQLLEENSILRERMKGLKSLGDLLEESQSEASRLRQRVEELVRDNEALKSSSFATSLCMGGHIHAETQSRPCLHPTAEQKEEQTSCLGKTLQPEKPNEASVEFEVVNVDGKTSEALTAGSVAAVIPVLPQENIELASQLKRLESSFSIFAEESNPNQLLAHLGRMAVEFHHLSSKVQKNEQRTSLLQTLCEQLRQENNELRKKMEEDHHIRNRDLEQLRQENQKLKELVTGAAAAVAAASSAAPSDTEAPEAKEEPVKEESAAVRPKMEATTPQKSGKAAEKTPTKPCDVEVYEKKIKLLEKQRKDVLEVNKQWDIQWNSMKSQFEQKITDLRQRLAESQKTVLELEAEREQRQRDYDKKLLLAKSKIENVQGEKECLNSETTELKQKIRYLQDQLLPLSKQREYQEKEIQRLNRALEEALNLHTPSSSQQPPGQGNFADAANNLKKQELLTQIAVLKEQVKIFEEDFRKERSDRERMNEEKEDLRRQVERLQGQITNLTNQLHQAQNECQRERTERCKLERLQMQHHKQGQQQERRTSDPTSGSVNGPLSPPYCGPFVQVGPQGLEGWPIHFPPRMPNAAGAAAAAAAAAPPPVRDFQPVTPGFPWQSSFPQPRGARAVGESSRPPPENADQSAAGAAAAAAAAAAAAGFGKRDRQNIDPGKH; encoded by the exons ATGGAAGGGAAAGGCCCGTATCGCATCTATGATCCAGGTGGGAGTGAGGTCAGGGCCAGGGAGGAGGCCGGAGGGGGAAGCAGCTATCGACAGCTACTGGAGGAGAACAGCATACTGCGGGAGCGAATGAAGGGACTTAAGAGTTTAG GTGATTTGCTGGAAGAGTCTCAGTCAGAGGCATCAAGGCTTCGGCAGCGAGTGGAGGAACTTGTGAGAGACAACGAGGCCCTTAAGTCCTCCAGCTTTGCCACCAGTCTGTGTATGGGAGGGCACATTCATGCTGAAACACAAA GTAGACCCTGTTTACACCCCACTGCAGAGCAGAAGGAGGAGCAAACAAGCTGTTTAGGGAAGACCCTTCAGCCTGAGAAGCCCAAT GAGGCGTCAGTAGAGTTTGAGGTCGTGAATGTAGATGGGAAGACTTCAGAAGCCTTGACT GCCGGGTCGGTGGCAGCCGTAATCCCTGTCCTGCCTCAGGAGAACATCGAGCTAGCCAGCCAGCTGAAGAGACTAGAGAGCTCCTTCAGCATATTCGCAGAGGAGTCCAACCCGAACCAGCTGTTGGCTCACCTCGGTCGCATGGCTGTGGAGTTTCACCATCTTTCCTCCAAGGTCCAAAAGAACGAGCAGAGGACTTCCCTCCTACAG ACTCTATGTGAGCAGCTCAGACAGGAGAACAATGAGCTTCGGAAGAAAATGGAAGAGGATCATCATATCAGGAATCGAGATTTGGAACAGCTGAG ACAGGAGAATCAGAAACTTAAGGAGCTGGTCacgggagcagcagcagcagtagcagcagcgtCGTCTGCAGCGCCATCTGACACCGAAGCTCCGGAGGCCAAAGAGGAGCCTGTGAAGGAGGAATCAGCCGCTGTAAGACCCAAGATGGAGGCCACCACACCGCAGAAG AGTGGAAAAGCTGCAGAGAAAACCCCAACTAAACCTTGTGATGTAGAGGTGTATGAAAAGAAAATCAAGCTTTTGGAGAAGCAGAGAAAGGAT GTACTGGAGGTGAACAAGCAGTGGGACATTCAGTGGAACTCCATGAAGTCACAGTTTGAACAGAAG ATCACAGACCTCAGACAACGGCTGGCTGAGTCCCAGAAAACTGTGCTTGAGCTGGAGGCAGAGCGAGAGCAGAGGCAGCGCGACTAcgacaagaagctgctgctggcCAAGTCCAAGATTGAAAATGTACAG GGGGAGAAGGAGTGCCTCAACTCTGAGACCACTGAGCTGAAGCAGAAGATTCGCTACCTGCAAGATCAGCTGCTGCCCCTCAGCAAACAGAGGGAGTACCAGGAGAAGGAGATCCAACGCCTCAACAGA GCTTTAGAGGAAGCCTTAAACCTGCACACCCCTTCATCCTCCCAGCAACCACCTGGTCAGGGTAACTTTGCCGATGCAGCCAATAACCTGAAGAAACAGGAACTGCTCACTCAAATTGCTGTACTAAAGGAACAG gtAAAGATCTTTGAAGAGGACTTCAGAAAAGAGAGGAGTGACAGGGAGcgaatgaatgaggaaaaagAGGACTTGAGGCGGCAAGTTGAGAGACTCCAGGGTCAGATTACTAATTTGACCAATCAG CTTCATCAGGCGCAGAACGAGTGTCAGAGAGAACGTACGGAAAGATGTAAACTGGAGAGACTGCAGATGCAGCATCACAAACAG GGGCAGCAGCAGGAAAGACGTACCTCAGACCCCACGTCAGGCTCAGTGAACGGCCCGCTGAGCCCTCCCTACTGTGGTCCCTTTGTGCAGGTGGGACCGCAGGGCCTTGAGGGCTGGCCCATACACTTCCCTCCCCGGATGCCCAATGCAGCAGGCGCCGCAGCCGCAGCCGCCGCAGCAGCACCGCCCCCTGTACGAGACTTCCAGCCTGTCACCCCG GGTTTTCCTTGGCAATCGTCATTCCCGCAGCCGAGAGGGGCCAGAGCAGTAGGAGAGAGTTCAAGACCACCACCAGAGAATGCAG ATCAGTCCGCCGCAggggcggcagcagcagcagctgctgcagcagcagcagcaggatttggaaaaaggGACAGACAGAACATTGACCCTGGAAAGCACTAA
- the tnip1 gene encoding TNFAIP3-interacting protein 1 isoform X2 → MEGKGPYRIYDPGGSEVRAREEAGGGSSYRQLLEENSILRERMKGLKSLGDLLEESQSEASRLRQRVEELVRDNEALKSSSFATSLCMGGHIHAETQSRPCLHPTAEQKEEQTSCLGKTLQPEKPNAGSVAAVIPVLPQENIELASQLKRLESSFSIFAEESNPNQLLAHLGRMAVEFHHLSSKVQKNEQRTSLLQTLCEQLRQENNELRKKMEEDHHIRNRDLEQLRQENQKLKELVTGAAAAVAAASSAAPSDTEAPEAKEEPVKEESAAVRPKMEATTPQKSGKAAEKTPTKPCDVEVYEKKIKLLEKQRKDVLEVNKQWDIQWNSMKSQFEQKITDLRQRLAESQKTVLELEAEREQRQRDYDKKLLLAKSKIENVQGEKECLNSETTELKQKIRYLQDQLLPLSKQREYQEKEIQRLNRALEEALNLHTPSSSQQPPGQGNFADAANNLKKQELLTQIAVLKEQVKIFEEDFRKERSDRERMNEEKEDLRRQVERLQGQITNLTNQLHQAQNECQRERTERCKLERLQMQHHKQGQQQERRTSDPTSGSVNGPLSPPYCGPFVQVGPQGLEGWPIHFPPRMPNAAGAAAAAAAAAPPPVRDFQPVTPGFPWQSSFPQPRGARAVGESSRPPPENADQSAAGAAAAAAAAAAAAGFGKRDRQNIDPGKH, encoded by the exons ATGGAAGGGAAAGGCCCGTATCGCATCTATGATCCAGGTGGGAGTGAGGTCAGGGCCAGGGAGGAGGCCGGAGGGGGAAGCAGCTATCGACAGCTACTGGAGGAGAACAGCATACTGCGGGAGCGAATGAAGGGACTTAAGAGTTTAG GTGATTTGCTGGAAGAGTCTCAGTCAGAGGCATCAAGGCTTCGGCAGCGAGTGGAGGAACTTGTGAGAGACAACGAGGCCCTTAAGTCCTCCAGCTTTGCCACCAGTCTGTGTATGGGAGGGCACATTCATGCTGAAACACAAA GTAGACCCTGTTTACACCCCACTGCAGAGCAGAAGGAGGAGCAAACAAGCTGTTTAGGGAAGACCCTTCAGCCTGAGAAGCCCAAT GCCGGGTCGGTGGCAGCCGTAATCCCTGTCCTGCCTCAGGAGAACATCGAGCTAGCCAGCCAGCTGAAGAGACTAGAGAGCTCCTTCAGCATATTCGCAGAGGAGTCCAACCCGAACCAGCTGTTGGCTCACCTCGGTCGCATGGCTGTGGAGTTTCACCATCTTTCCTCCAAGGTCCAAAAGAACGAGCAGAGGACTTCCCTCCTACAG ACTCTATGTGAGCAGCTCAGACAGGAGAACAATGAGCTTCGGAAGAAAATGGAAGAGGATCATCATATCAGGAATCGAGATTTGGAACAGCTGAG ACAGGAGAATCAGAAACTTAAGGAGCTGGTCacgggagcagcagcagcagtagcagcagcgtCGTCTGCAGCGCCATCTGACACCGAAGCTCCGGAGGCCAAAGAGGAGCCTGTGAAGGAGGAATCAGCCGCTGTAAGACCCAAGATGGAGGCCACCACACCGCAGAAG AGTGGAAAAGCTGCAGAGAAAACCCCAACTAAACCTTGTGATGTAGAGGTGTATGAAAAGAAAATCAAGCTTTTGGAGAAGCAGAGAAAGGAT GTACTGGAGGTGAACAAGCAGTGGGACATTCAGTGGAACTCCATGAAGTCACAGTTTGAACAGAAG ATCACAGACCTCAGACAACGGCTGGCTGAGTCCCAGAAAACTGTGCTTGAGCTGGAGGCAGAGCGAGAGCAGAGGCAGCGCGACTAcgacaagaagctgctgctggcCAAGTCCAAGATTGAAAATGTACAG GGGGAGAAGGAGTGCCTCAACTCTGAGACCACTGAGCTGAAGCAGAAGATTCGCTACCTGCAAGATCAGCTGCTGCCCCTCAGCAAACAGAGGGAGTACCAGGAGAAGGAGATCCAACGCCTCAACAGA GCTTTAGAGGAAGCCTTAAACCTGCACACCCCTTCATCCTCCCAGCAACCACCTGGTCAGGGTAACTTTGCCGATGCAGCCAATAACCTGAAGAAACAGGAACTGCTCACTCAAATTGCTGTACTAAAGGAACAG gtAAAGATCTTTGAAGAGGACTTCAGAAAAGAGAGGAGTGACAGGGAGcgaatgaatgaggaaaaagAGGACTTGAGGCGGCAAGTTGAGAGACTCCAGGGTCAGATTACTAATTTGACCAATCAG CTTCATCAGGCGCAGAACGAGTGTCAGAGAGAACGTACGGAAAGATGTAAACTGGAGAGACTGCAGATGCAGCATCACAAACAG GGGCAGCAGCAGGAAAGACGTACCTCAGACCCCACGTCAGGCTCAGTGAACGGCCCGCTGAGCCCTCCCTACTGTGGTCCCTTTGTGCAGGTGGGACCGCAGGGCCTTGAGGGCTGGCCCATACACTTCCCTCCCCGGATGCCCAATGCAGCAGGCGCCGCAGCCGCAGCCGCCGCAGCAGCACCGCCCCCTGTACGAGACTTCCAGCCTGTCACCCCG GGTTTTCCTTGGCAATCGTCATTCCCGCAGCCGAGAGGGGCCAGAGCAGTAGGAGAGAGTTCAAGACCACCACCAGAGAATGCAG ATCAGTCCGCCGCAggggcggcagcagcagcagctgctgcagcagcagcagcaggatttggaaaaaggGACAGACAGAACATTGACCCTGGAAAGCACTAA